One window of the Granulicella arctica genome contains the following:
- a CDS encoding EthD family reductase, with translation MIIVSVLYPKSASSHFDHEYYTRKHISLVQSSWGGLGLERIELMQGMAALDGSPPAYELIGTLTFLSPAHLQMQSGKVPQCLPTSRTSPTSSRSFRRTRS, from the coding sequence ATGATAATCGTGTCTGTTCTCTATCCTAAGAGCGCCTCCTCTCATTTTGACCATGAGTACTACACCCGGAAACACATATCGCTGGTTCAATCATCGTGGGGTGGCTTGGGCCTCGAACGCATCGAGCTCATGCAGGGAATGGCCGCTCTAGACGGCTCCCCACCCGCCTATGAACTCATCGGAACACTAACCTTCCTCTCACCCGCGCACCTGCAGATGCAATCGGGAAAGGTGCCGCAGTGTTTGCCGACATCCCGAACTTCACCAACGTCCAGCCGCTCATTCAGACGAACGAGGTCGTGA
- a CDS encoding nuclear transport factor 2 family protein produces the protein MQPAYTQTAPMIVGTWFGSIVITSINGKISHDTAVLIIEKSGSQIIGGMGRTIDQLTPWTEGALENSHLKFHLDAAGGLNVSLALAGEHLAGTAAGSGIKAQVDLRPAPGLMPHQRLEQEIMSVDRQLYESFGNCDVAGYASFLSNNLEFYQDRTGETGYEQNLKALKDRCAEGIRLRRELDPNSLVVNSAPGFGAIQAGIQRFYSRTQDGQEHLDATASFTTIWSKESGYWKLVRVISYDHH, from the coding sequence ATGCAACCTGCCTACACCCAGACGGCCCCGATGATTGTCGGGACTTGGTTCGGAAGCATTGTCATCACCAGTATCAACGGTAAGATCAGCCACGACACTGCAGTGCTTATCATCGAGAAATCTGGCTCTCAGATTATCGGCGGCATGGGGAGGACGATCGATCAGTTGACGCCATGGACTGAGGGAGCTCTTGAGAACAGCCATCTCAAGTTTCATCTCGATGCTGCGGGCGGCCTGAATGTCAGTCTGGCTCTAGCCGGGGAACACCTAGCGGGTACCGCAGCCGGCTCAGGAATCAAAGCACAAGTCGACCTTAGACCGGCGCCTGGGCTTATGCCGCACCAACGTCTCGAACAGGAGATTATGTCGGTTGACCGGCAACTCTACGAGTCATTTGGTAACTGTGATGTCGCTGGCTATGCCAGCTTCCTCAGCAACAATCTCGAGTTCTATCAGGACCGTACGGGGGAGACCGGATATGAGCAGAACTTGAAGGCTCTCAAGGATCGCTGTGCTGAGGGCATCCGCCTGCGTAGAGAACTTGATCCGAACTCGCTGGTAGTGAACTCGGCACCTGGATTTGGCGCGATACAGGCGGGCATCCAACGGTTCTATTCCCGAACTCAGGACGGACAAGAGCACCTGGATGCAACAGCAAGCTTCACTACTATTTGGAGCAAAGAGAGCGGGTACTGGAAGCTGGTACGCGTCATCAGCTACGACCACCACTAG
- a CDS encoding sensor histidine kinase, whose product MKLLRTAAGVSEDVQVIFETRNRDIFVGGKHGLYLYSGKVLVPLLENVYVNRISQAADGHLYIVTSDGLIEVAGKTRIPATVTAEQLGVQPDQVFEVHQGSDGTVWYGTHAGIRRQCNGLVSSLTPSHVGNTATNHIYEDSQGHIWVGTGIGLYLVSGTRLENLDTLDLPRSIYVTESGDVWLGTNGNGLWHYKPRAIRVYTKKDGLPNDQPMALLARPDGQLFVGSNCGFSIFDGKRFHKYFEKDGLTNTCVWSLAQDSKDNVWIGTYGGGLFKFTNGHFTQFSKTDGLPDTVVTKILVAHDDSLWIATPNGVSHMQGKKFHNYGRAEGLSSDHVLDIHEDKADTIWVASPQGIDHLVKERFQRLDLTLTAGDGPPSRFVEDGRSNLYIAGSRYGLSRLENGQLKTIFDSLNVNGMIELPDSQLWCSSRYGIYRLPVESITKRLTSPESPLDYRWINTSDGLLSSQTSAGSPNIVRTTDGKVWVATVKGLAELDVTKWPRATQKPIIFIPEITVEGIDVPVGQSLTLSPGAHRTEITMAAVDLDAPDTIRMQYRLEGVDSRWQNTTASRTAVYTTIPPGTHRFLVRSTNSDGVWGKSDFAYDVQQQAFLYERLWFRLLLAGMALFAITALYLFRVNVLVNQARLVLEERMRERERIARDLHDTFFQGIQGLLLRFNTGTTQLRQDEPARAIFEEALQQSDGVMLEGRELVLDLRSPTRDTNDLSEALAEVALSLRKLGNVTFRSICNGSIQALHPIIFEEAYRIGKEALTNGFRHAEASEMETEINFDRSEFRLRIRDNGIGLDRTILGDGFREGHWGLPGMRERAAKIGGRLEIWSRTGLGTEIELRIPASVAYRLRRKPVRSRLAAFLRLG is encoded by the coding sequence TTGAAGTTGCTTCGTACGGCAGCAGGGGTCTCAGAGGACGTCCAAGTCATCTTTGAAACTCGGAATAGAGATATTTTTGTTGGAGGCAAGCACGGACTCTATCTTTATTCCGGGAAGGTGCTGGTTCCACTTCTGGAGAACGTATACGTCAACAGGATCAGCCAAGCGGCTGACGGACACCTTTACATTGTGACAAGCGACGGATTAATTGAAGTTGCGGGAAAGACGAGGATCCCGGCTACCGTGACGGCCGAGCAACTTGGGGTTCAACCTGACCAGGTCTTTGAAGTTCACCAAGGGAGTGATGGTACCGTTTGGTACGGCACGCATGCCGGCATTAGGCGTCAGTGTAATGGTCTTGTCTCGTCGCTGACGCCAAGTCATGTGGGAAATACGGCGACGAACCACATCTATGAGGATTCCCAAGGCCACATATGGGTCGGCACCGGCATCGGTTTGTACCTGGTTAGTGGAACTCGGTTAGAGAATCTGGATACTCTAGACCTTCCCCGATCAATCTATGTCACCGAATCTGGCGATGTGTGGTTGGGAACGAATGGGAACGGACTTTGGCACTACAAACCACGAGCAATCCGCGTTTATACCAAGAAGGATGGGTTGCCGAACGATCAGCCGATGGCCCTTCTTGCGCGTCCTGATGGACAGCTATTTGTCGGGAGCAACTGCGGCTTTTCCATCTTCGACGGGAAGCGTTTTCACAAGTACTTCGAGAAGGACGGTCTCACCAATACCTGTGTCTGGTCTCTTGCACAAGACTCTAAAGACAATGTGTGGATCGGGACGTATGGAGGTGGGCTGTTCAAATTCACGAACGGGCACTTCACTCAATTCTCCAAGACCGACGGACTCCCTGATACGGTGGTCACGAAGATTCTTGTTGCGCACGATGATTCGTTATGGATTGCGACTCCTAACGGCGTTAGCCACATGCAAGGTAAGAAATTTCACAACTACGGACGTGCGGAAGGCTTATCCAGTGATCACGTGCTCGACATCCACGAGGATAAGGCAGATACAATCTGGGTCGCTTCGCCACAGGGCATCGATCACTTGGTCAAAGAGCGTTTTCAGCGCCTTGACCTAACCCTGACCGCAGGCGATGGACCTCCCTCTCGATTCGTCGAGGACGGAAGGAGCAACCTTTATATTGCTGGCTCTCGATACGGATTGAGCAGGCTGGAAAATGGTCAGCTCAAAACGATCTTCGACAGTCTGAATGTGAACGGGATGATCGAACTGCCTGACTCTCAGCTCTGGTGTAGTAGCCGGTACGGCATCTACAGGCTGCCTGTTGAATCGATAACGAAACGATTGACTAGCCCTGAGTCGCCGCTTGATTATCGTTGGATAAATACCAGTGATGGCCTTCTTTCAAGCCAAACAAGTGCGGGATCTCCGAACATCGTTCGGACTACGGACGGTAAGGTCTGGGTAGCCACCGTGAAAGGCCTAGCCGAGCTTGATGTGACCAAATGGCCTAGGGCAACACAAAAACCCATCATCTTTATTCCAGAAATCACTGTCGAGGGCATTGACGTTCCTGTGGGTCAAAGTCTCACGCTGTCGCCGGGAGCACACCGCACTGAGATCACAATGGCGGCTGTGGACCTTGATGCACCGGATACTATTCGCATGCAGTACCGTCTCGAAGGAGTCGACTCAAGATGGCAAAATACAACCGCTTCTCGGACCGCGGTCTACACAACGATTCCACCAGGTACACATCGATTCTTGGTGCGTTCGACGAACAGTGATGGCGTCTGGGGCAAATCTGACTTTGCCTATGACGTCCAGCAACAAGCATTCCTCTATGAACGTTTGTGGTTTCGCCTGCTCTTGGCAGGCATGGCACTTTTTGCAATAACTGCTCTGTATCTATTCCGCGTAAACGTCCTTGTAAACCAGGCACGATTGGTACTTGAGGAACGAATGCGGGAACGGGAGAGAATTGCCCGAGATCTTCACGACACGTTCTTCCAAGGAATACAAGGCCTTTTACTTCGCTTCAACACTGGGACCACACAGCTCAGGCAAGACGAACCCGCGCGGGCCATTTTTGAGGAGGCTTTGCAGCAATCGGATGGCGTGATGCTGGAGGGACGAGAACTCGTGCTCGATCTGCGAAGTCCTACGCGAGATACGAATGATCTCTCCGAGGCGCTCGCCGAAGTGGCACTTTCGTTGCGCAAGCTCGGCAACGTCACCTTCCGTTCAATATGCAATGGTTCGATACAGGCCCTCCATCCAATTATTTTTGAAGAGGCGTACCGCATAGGTAAGGAAGCGCTCACCAACGGATTTCGGCATGCGGAGGCCAGCGAGATGGAGACCGAGATCAATTTTGATAGGAGTGAGTTCCGACTTCGGATACGTGATAACGGGATCGGCCTGGACAGAACGATCCTGGGCGATGGCTTCCGCGAAGGGCATTGGGGTTTGCCTGGAATGAGGGAGCGGGCTGCAAAGATCGGCGGCAGGCTGGAAATTTGGAGTAGGACAGGACTTGGAACCGAAATAGAGTTGCGGATTCCGGCTTCAGTCGCATACCGATTAAGACGGAAGCCAGTACGAAGTCGTTTAGCGGCTTTCCTTCGACTTGGCTAG
- a CDS encoding alpha/beta hydrolase, producing the protein MNLRRNLLAAFLCAPLVSLTVPVTGLSQVPSKEPIKNVVLVHGAWADGSSWLKILPLLEAEGLHVVCAQIPLTSFADDVAATKRIIDAQEGPVLLVGHSYGGAVITEAGNDPKVAGLVYVAAFAPDQGESAGSLGKPYGATPGVGELRPLADGFLVLTDKGILEDFAPDVALADRTLMIATQVPTQGAALGAPITTAAWRTKPSWFVVAANDRMIAPEQERVTAKRMNAKTLTLSTSHVPMISKPHEVADFITNAASAKSSPTPPGTL; encoded by the coding sequence CGTCACCGGCCTGTCGCAGGTGCCATCCAAAGAGCCAATCAAGAACGTGGTTCTAGTGCATGGAGCATGGGCAGATGGCTCAAGCTGGCTGAAGATCCTCCCGCTTCTTGAGGCAGAGGGTTTGCACGTCGTCTGTGCTCAGATCCCACTCACCTCCTTTGCAGATGATGTTGCAGCCACAAAGCGGATCATTGATGCGCAGGAGGGTCCTGTGCTACTTGTCGGCCACTCCTACGGAGGAGCGGTTATCACAGAAGCTGGCAACGACCCCAAGGTGGCTGGACTCGTCTATGTCGCCGCCTTCGCTCCAGATCAGGGAGAATCAGCCGGTAGCCTCGGGAAACCCTACGGAGCAACGCCGGGCGTAGGCGAGCTTCGCCCGTTGGCGGATGGGTTTCTCGTGCTCACAGACAAAGGCATCCTGGAAGATTTTGCGCCCGATGTTGCTCTCGCAGACCGTACATTGATGATTGCGACCCAAGTTCCAACGCAAGGTGCTGCCTTGGGAGCCCCCATCACAACTGCTGCCTGGCGTACAAAGCCATCTTGGTTTGTCGTGGCTGCAAATGATCGAATGATCGCACCGGAGCAAGAACGAGTGACGGCTAAGAGAATGAATGCTAAAACTTTGACTCTCTCGACAAGTCACGTTCCGATGATTTCAAAGCCACATGAAGTAGCCGACTTCATCACTAACGCGGCATCAGCGAAGTCCAGTCCGACTCCTCCAGGTACCCTGTAG